Proteins encoded together in one Desulfuromonas acetoxidans DSM 684 window:
- a CDS encoding diguanylate cyclase: MASFFTKMLAVSLLLVTLCPLQPLAIELSQIKIGVLSFQPKSTSAKRWAVLADHLKKIYPELHHVVIKPMKKDELEKAISNSQIDFVLTNPAQYIRFHNCYGLSAPLATVIRGTRQTPLSGFGGTIFVKADNNRINTLADISTCRVAVPFLHAFGAAQMQQYELHLHHYPVIPEDHFVITGLPHDTVVKAVQTGEADVGFARAGTLERMVQERTIAFSQFKIIHEQPFKDFPARVSTHLYPEWPIAALRHVSQQDQSIVLSALLQMHRIPDGKLPFGVCGFSPPADYNQVENLMRTLRLPPFDRIPEYRLTDIWTQYKTQSSFVLVAMAIIVLLTCYLFVSRRKLYLAQQKLMRISERDPLTGLYNRRKFMNYYEKEWKAAQRSKTPLAVLMIDIDHFKDYNDHYGHLAGDVALTAVAGAIETRITRPRDCTARYGGEEFIGLLPETDDLAAAQVAEKIRIQVEKLQVQHAYSATADHITVSIGITSLQEGDKINRMELINLADKALYEAKEAGRNCVKIA; encoded by the coding sequence ATGGCATCCTTTTTTACGAAAATGCTCGCGGTCAGCCTGTTACTGGTCACACTCTGCCCTCTTCAGCCCCTGGCCATAGAATTGAGTCAAATCAAAATCGGTGTTTTGTCGTTCCAGCCCAAATCAACGTCGGCCAAACGTTGGGCGGTACTCGCCGACCACTTGAAAAAAATCTATCCGGAATTGCACCATGTGGTGATCAAGCCCATGAAGAAAGACGAGCTGGAAAAAGCCATCAGCAACAGCCAGATTGACTTTGTGTTAACCAATCCGGCTCAATATATCCGGTTCCACAACTGTTATGGGCTTTCTGCCCCTCTTGCCACCGTTATTCGCGGCACACGTCAGACCCCCCTGTCCGGTTTTGGTGGAACAATTTTCGTCAAAGCAGACAACAACCGGATCAACACCCTGGCCGATATCAGTACGTGTCGGGTAGCGGTTCCCTTTTTACATGCATTCGGTGCGGCACAAATGCAGCAGTATGAATTGCATCTCCATCATTATCCGGTGATCCCGGAGGATCATTTTGTCATTACTGGACTCCCACACGACACCGTGGTTAAAGCGGTGCAAACCGGAGAAGCCGATGTGGGGTTTGCCAGGGCAGGAACCTTGGAGCGGATGGTGCAGGAAAGAACAATCGCTTTTTCCCAATTTAAAATCATCCACGAACAACCATTTAAAGACTTTCCGGCACGTGTTTCCACGCATCTTTATCCGGAATGGCCCATTGCTGCGTTGCGGCATGTTTCGCAGCAAGATCAAAGTATCGTGCTCTCGGCTTTGCTGCAAATGCACCGGATTCCTGACGGCAAGCTGCCCTTTGGTGTCTGCGGATTCTCACCTCCGGCAGACTACAATCAGGTTGAAAATCTGATGCGTACTTTGCGTCTGCCCCCCTTCGACCGAATCCCCGAATACCGCCTTACCGATATCTGGACACAATATAAAACCCAGTCCAGTTTTGTTCTGGTCGCCATGGCCATCATTGTCCTTTTGACATGCTACCTGTTTGTCAGTCGGCGAAAACTTTACCTGGCGCAACAAAAGCTGATGAGAATCAGCGAACGGGATCCGTTAACCGGCCTCTACAACCGACGAAAATTTATGAACTATTATGAAAAAGAGTGGAAAGCCGCCCAGCGCTCGAAAACGCCTCTTGCCGTGTTGATGATCGATATTGACCACTTTAAAGATTACAACGACCATTATGGCCATCTGGCGGGTGATGTCGCGTTAACCGCTGTTGCCGGAGCCATTGAAACACGCATCACTCGGCCTCGCGATTGTACCGCACGTTATGGAGGAGAAGAGTTTATCGGCCTGCTCCCGGAAACCGACGACCTCGCCGCAGCTCAGGTTGCAGAAAAGATCAGAATTCAGGTGGAAAAACTCCAGGTGCAGCACGCTTATTCGGCAACAGCAGATCATATTACCGTCAGTATCGGGATCACCAGTCTGCAGGAAGGGGATAAAATCAACCGGATGGAACTGATCAATCTGGCGGACAAAGCTCTCTACGAAGCCAAAGAAGCAGGACGCAACTGTGTCAAGATCGCCTAG
- a CDS encoding DsrE family protein, with protein sequence MKKIALFVFNGEAMCFIHVLLNALDLQEKGYDAKIIVEGAAVKLIPQFIEEGSPLKPLWQKCLQAGVVEGVCKACSAKLGTLAAAQEQDLTLLDDMAGHPGMAGYRDQGFEIITF encoded by the coding sequence ATGAAAAAGATAGCGCTGTTTGTGTTCAATGGTGAAGCGATGTGTTTTATCCATGTGCTGCTCAATGCTTTGGATCTGCAGGAGAAAGGCTATGACGCTAAAATCATTGTTGAAGGTGCTGCGGTTAAATTGATCCCGCAATTTATTGAAGAGGGTAGTCCGCTCAAACCTTTATGGCAGAAATGTTTGCAGGCTGGTGTTGTCGAAGGGGTTTGTAAAGCTTGCTCCGCCAAACTGGGCACGCTGGCCGCAGCCCAAGAGCAAGACCTGACCTTGTTGGACGATATGGCTGGTCATCCCGGTATGGCAGGGTACCGCGATCAGGGGTTTGAAATTATCACGTTTTAA
- a CDS encoding GNAT family N-acetyltransferase encodes MDFSEINSARAEDIARLAVCLTNEIIERTGINHFDVDVPKAARLCRDYLENGHYTVIAALEGEEVVGFAALCESYSLYAEGAFGIVQEFYILPAYRSQGVGRQLIEMVRGVARQKNWTRLELCTPPVPEFERTVAFYRDNGFEITGGYKMKCALSE; translated from the coding sequence ATGGATTTTTCAGAGATTAATAGCGCGCGTGCTGAGGATATTGCCCGGCTGGCTGTCTGTCTGACCAACGAAATTATTGAGCGTACCGGAATCAATCATTTCGACGTCGATGTACCAAAAGCTGCTCGCCTGTGTCGGGACTATCTGGAAAACGGTCACTACACTGTGATTGCTGCTTTGGAAGGTGAAGAGGTTGTCGGATTTGCAGCGCTGTGTGAAAGTTATTCACTTTATGCGGAAGGGGCGTTTGGCATTGTTCAGGAATTTTATATCCTGCCAGCGTATCGTTCCCAGGGTGTCGGGCGGCAGTTGATTGAAATGGTGCGGGGTGTGGCTCGGCAAAAGAACTGGACGCGTTTGGAATTATGCACCCCGCCAGTTCCGGAATTTGAGCGGACTGTGGCATTTTATCGGGACAATGGCTTTGAAATCACCGGTGGCTACAAGATGAAATGTGCTCTGAGTGAATAG
- a CDS encoding ABC transporter substrate-binding protein gives MNMTTKSSLWILSVVVLLCVFALNSRQPSTPAIKVAVHHWIGYESLALSEQEHLLDPTLVTLVHSTSLSESAALLRQNKVDAAALTFDEVFQLRQEGIPLTVVLIFDVSAGADILLTRPEINSLKQLKGKTIGMEQSALSQLLLSAILDKAELTPLDIDLRYGIVANHGQLWQQPAIDALLTYLPLAKGIDQDATCLFDSRQIPNTIRDVLAVRSDRCESFRPALQHLLECHFNILTKLTQNDPDTLHRIAPLLGFSVQQTAEVLRKVKFPSLECNIGFLTPNTKKSHQALDTLISTMQQAELLPQHVNCERLIDSSFLPGPQE, from the coding sequence ATGAACATGACAACGAAGTCATCCTTGTGGATACTATCCGTAGTGGTTCTCCTCTGCGTTTTCGCGCTAAACTCCCGGCAACCGTCTACCCCTGCAATAAAAGTCGCCGTCCATCACTGGATCGGCTACGAATCCCTGGCACTGAGCGAACAGGAACACCTCCTTGACCCCACCCTCGTCACTCTGGTTCACAGTACATCCCTTTCAGAATCTGCAGCCCTGTTGCGGCAAAACAAAGTTGATGCAGCAGCATTGACCTTTGATGAAGTTTTTCAACTACGTCAGGAAGGGATCCCCCTGACAGTCGTTCTTATCTTTGATGTGTCTGCCGGCGCAGATATCCTCCTGACGCGACCGGAAATCAACAGCCTTAAGCAATTAAAGGGAAAAACCATCGGCATGGAACAATCGGCCCTGAGCCAATTGCTTCTGAGCGCCATTCTCGATAAAGCCGAATTAACCCCATTAGATATCGACCTGCGTTATGGCATTGTTGCCAATCATGGGCAGCTGTGGCAACAACCAGCCATTGATGCGCTGCTCACATACCTCCCTCTGGCGAAAGGGATTGATCAAGACGCGACATGTCTGTTTGATTCCCGGCAAATTCCCAATACCATCAGAGATGTTCTCGCTGTCCGCAGTGATCGGTGCGAATCATTTCGTCCAGCGCTTCAACATCTGCTGGAATGCCACTTCAACATTTTAACCAAGCTGACTCAAAACGATCCAGACACTCTGCACCGCATTGCGCCCCTGCTTGGTTTTTCCGTTCAACAAACTGCCGAAGTTCTGCGCAAAGTGAAATTCCCCAGCCTGGAATGCAACATCGGCTTTCTCACACCGAACACAAAAAAAAGCCATCAAGCTCTTGATACGCTTATCAGTACAATGCAGCAGGCAGAACTTCTCCCTCAACACGTGAACTGCGAGCGTCTGATTGACAGTTCTTTTCTGCCAGGGCCCCAGGAGTAA
- a CDS encoding rhomboid family intramembrane serine protease codes for MSDPLYNITFQGKLLYGYEQDEVRNNLAKLTKFDEQMLNRLFSGEKVVLKKELDLATAERYKEVLDKTGARCEVVLLCKKNNTPDETEKLLPEETHGTTCPKCGATGQAEESCARCGILFSKYRQRQEQIASGQGRPAPASHNEASYFDEHQEQLFILKAFAVIVGIICLQSFLSSFIGLFMLFFPVIFLFYVKMQATVEDRSATEVLAEHITFMPVMYTTGEKRKEDVAVVTYSLILVNILIFYLYEINTDPEFLVNNLLFLPLKPNAWNTPFSIFSYMFLHASGAHLWGNMLFLWAVGTVVEKRIGWKRYLAFYLLSGMSAAFVSLFIHLVFLNTPVHVLGASGAIAGIMGIYAVRCYFKSMVFPLPILGIFSLILPVSLKVRLNALVIIGLFFLADLSGGIGQLTGKASMIGHWTHIGGMLGGIGLATFFKLSRDAFKERHLEIGSTSVHGQKLGINTEAGEDSLRLVLKDNPQDVEALLLLAQLKSKYSATDEGAELYPKAISLLIKDNRLPEAATAFLDFYRIYLKGVAAKDLYRLAGYFNQHNELEHAGTCLELLCKDSTTPHPILEKSLYQYGRLLDIMGFPEAAAEYFQKVMDQFPESPFSEKLQYLKQNNSL; via the coding sequence ATGTCGGACCCTCTTTACAACATTACCTTTCAAGGCAAGCTTCTTTACGGCTATGAACAAGATGAAGTGCGCAACAATCTGGCCAAGCTGACAAAATTCGACGAACAGATGTTAAACCGACTGTTTTCCGGTGAAAAAGTGGTCCTGAAAAAGGAACTCGACCTGGCAACCGCTGAGCGCTATAAAGAAGTTTTGGATAAAACAGGTGCCCGTTGCGAAGTCGTACTGCTCTGTAAAAAAAACAACACGCCTGACGAGACCGAAAAACTGCTGCCTGAAGAAACACACGGCACAACCTGCCCCAAATGCGGAGCAACCGGCCAAGCAGAGGAAAGTTGTGCCAGATGCGGCATCCTGTTCAGCAAATACCGTCAACGTCAGGAACAGATCGCTTCAGGGCAGGGCCGCCCCGCCCCGGCAAGCCACAATGAAGCCAGCTATTTTGATGAGCATCAGGAACAGCTATTCATTTTAAAAGCGTTTGCCGTTATCGTCGGCATTATCTGTCTACAATCTTTTCTCAGCAGTTTTATCGGCTTGTTCATGCTGTTTTTCCCGGTGATTTTTCTTTTTTACGTCAAAATGCAGGCGACAGTGGAGGACCGCTCTGCCACTGAAGTTCTGGCCGAACACATTACTTTTATGCCGGTCATGTACACCACCGGTGAAAAAAGAAAAGAGGATGTCGCCGTCGTAACCTACAGCCTGATCCTGGTCAATATCCTGATTTTCTATCTCTATGAAATTAATACAGATCCCGAATTTCTCGTCAATAACTTGCTGTTTTTACCTCTCAAACCAAACGCATGGAATACGCCATTTAGTATTTTCAGCTATATGTTTCTTCATGCCAGCGGTGCCCATTTATGGGGCAACATGTTGTTTCTATGGGCCGTTGGAACCGTGGTTGAAAAGAGAATCGGTTGGAAACGCTACTTGGCCTTTTATCTACTCTCGGGAATGAGTGCGGCGTTTGTCTCGCTGTTCATTCACCTGGTTTTTCTCAACACACCGGTACACGTTTTAGGGGCATCCGGAGCGATCGCCGGAATAATGGGTATTTATGCCGTTCGCTGTTACTTTAAAAGTATGGTTTTCCCCCTCCCCATTCTGGGAATCTTCTCGCTCATTCTACCGGTCAGTCTCAAAGTTCGTCTCAATGCCTTGGTCATTATCGGTCTGTTTTTTTTAGCCGATTTAAGTGGTGGGATCGGCCAATTAACAGGCAAAGCCTCAATGATTGGCCACTGGACGCACATCGGTGGCATGTTAGGTGGAATCGGACTGGCGACATTTTTCAAGCTGAGCCGAGACGCCTTCAAAGAACGCCATCTTGAAATCGGCAGTACCAGCGTCCACGGTCAAAAACTTGGCATCAATACGGAGGCGGGTGAAGACTCATTACGACTTGTTTTGAAAGATAATCCACAGGACGTGGAGGCTTTACTGCTCCTGGCACAGCTTAAAAGTAAATACAGTGCAACCGACGAAGGAGCTGAACTTTATCCCAAAGCTATCAGTCTATTGATTAAAGACAATCGCCTCCCTGAAGCTGCAACAGCGTTCTTGGACTTTTACCGTATCTACCTCAAAGGTGTTGCGGCAAAGGACCTTTATCGCCTCGCAGGCTACTTTAATCAACACAATGAACTTGAACATGCCGGAACGTGCCTGGAGCTTTTGTGCAAGGACAGCACAACACCCCATCCGATTCTGGAGAAATCGCTCTATCAGTATGGCCGATTACTCGACATCATGGGATTTCCCGAAGCCGCCGCAGAATACTTCCAAAAAGTGATGGATCAGTTTCCAGAGTCGCCATTCAGTGAGAAACTTCAGTATCTAAAACAAAACAATTCGCTATAA
- a CDS encoding LysE family translocator yields the protein MTFDTFFLWLVTLLPIVISPGPANILFAASGSTFGVKGTVPFWLGANMTGMVQSLTVGFCIDYIVSVSPRILDGIKYAGVLFLLYLAVKFFKMSCRKGQILKPLTFKDGVIVELLNAKFLLVPTIMFSQFYTPGPGSTQRVVGLAVALLLLTLSTNMIWIVGGNSLATLVANERHQKAQGVLFGLLLTATAMWLGWQG from the coding sequence ATGACGTTTGATACGTTTTTTCTGTGGCTGGTCACCTTGCTGCCCATTGTCATCAGTCCCGGTCCGGCCAATATCCTCTTTGCTGCTTCAGGCAGTACATTTGGGGTCAAGGGAACCGTGCCGTTTTGGTTAGGGGCAAACATGACCGGAATGGTGCAAAGCCTGACGGTCGGTTTTTGTATCGACTATATCGTTTCGGTGTCACCACGCATCCTCGACGGCATCAAGTATGCCGGTGTGTTGTTTCTACTTTATCTGGCGGTGAAGTTTTTTAAGATGTCCTGTCGAAAGGGACAGATTCTTAAACCGCTGACATTTAAAGATGGTGTAATTGTCGAGCTATTGAACGCCAAATTCCTACTGGTTCCCACCATCATGTTTTCCCAGTTTTATACCCCTGGTCCTGGAAGCACACAGCGTGTTGTCGGCCTGGCTGTGGCGCTGCTGCTGTTGACGTTATCGACCAACATGATCTGGATCGTTGGTGGCAATTCGCTGGCGACTTTGGTTGCCAATGAGCGCCATCAGAAGGCCCAGGGCGTTCTGTTTGGTTTATTGTTGACGGCTACAGCGATGTGGCTGGGTTGGCAGGGCTGA